One part of the Lotus japonicus ecotype B-129 chromosome 2, LjGifu_v1.2 genome encodes these proteins:
- the LOC130741411 gene encoding protein FANTASTIC FOUR 3, with protein sequence MAAIVFNGFQSRMESQLAESRLHKLIRLPSPKPLTPPQPIDLPFKSCFWETKTEENNLKTENFHHNTMPSIANTNQCAFSSIQSLSPVSRGPKEPTYVHPQVKKSSLRLSLRSLELCTENLGNETGSDDVTDIDIDMLCFGTGEQSKKPRQVLETKKVKPQNFPPPLTTMRGSESLRVRPHREGGRLVIEVTKVPLSASCFQAERSHGRLRLCFWTDPEDDENDEFEEDFETELNGGKHEEDEEVEEDAENENIDNSWSIGGDIRMEKYERSRGRCKEGDHENNELLVNWGEPLRVALALATS encoded by the coding sequence ATGGCTGCAATTGTGTTCAACGGTTTTCAGTCACGCATGGAGTCCCAGCTCGCCGAGTCAAGATTACACAAGCTTATTCGCTTGCCTTCACCAAAACCACTCACCCCTCCTCAACCCATTGATTTACCTTTCAAATCATGTTTTTGGGAgacaaaaacagaagaaaacaaTCTCAAAACTGAAAATTTCCACCATAACACCATGCCCTCCATCGCCAACACTAACCAGTGTGCTTTTAGCTCCATTCAATCTCTTTCCCCTGTTTCTCGAGGTCCTAAAGAACCCACCTATGTCCACCCTCAAGTGAAGAAGTCATCACTGCGACTTAGCCTCAGGAGTTTGGAGCTGTGCACTGAGAATTTAGGGAATGAGACAGGCTCAGATGATGTCACGGACATTGACATTGACATGCTCTGTTTTGGAACAGGGGAGCAGAGCAAAAAACCACGTCAAGTTTTGGAAACTAAGAAAGTTAAACCCCAGAACTTTCCACCTCCTTTGACAACAATGAGGGGATCAGAGTCTCTGCGAGTGAGGCCACACAGAGAAGGTGGGAGATTGGTGATCGAGGTCACCAAGGTCCCACTAAGTGCTTCTTGTTTCCAAGCTGAGAGGAGCCATGGTCGTCTTCGCCTCTGCTTTTGGACTGACCctgaagatgatgaaaatgatgaGTTTGAAGAAGACTTTGAAACTGAACTGAATGGAGGAaaacatgaagaagatgaagaggtaGAAGAAGATGCTGAGAATGAGAACATAGATAACAGTTGGAGTATTGGGGGTGACATAAGAATGGAAAAGTATGAAAGGAGCAGAGGTAGGTGCAAAGAAGGTGACCATGAAAACAATGAATTGCTGGTAAACTGGGGGGAACCTCTGAGGGTGGCCCTGGCATTGGCAACTTCCTAA
- the LOC130741412 gene encoding uncharacterized GPI-anchored protein At3g06035-like produces MASFHLSLVFGLVLCSILLLSPPVKCDHDEEDDLYQGINKYRESLNLTSLTKNENANCFADKIADQFKKQPCTNTTGANTVPGTEPQFDNYPKLLTKCKLNISNTRDGSVMPACVPGLVSTVVLTNFTQSLYSQNLNDSKYTGIGIGSEDNWIVVVLTTDTSGGSFVPEAGSGSSDDTANLLSKIGLVYCSMLLLVGSVFLF; encoded by the exons ATGGCGTCTTTCCACTTATCTCTTGTTTTCGGTCTCGTTCTTTGCTCCATTCTCTTACTCAGTCCTCCAGTTAAATGCGACCATG ATGAGGAGGATGATCTCTATCAGGGAATCAACAAGTACCGGGAATCGTTAAATTTGACATCTCTAACAAAGAATGAAAATGCAAATTGCTTTGCTGACAAAATAGCTGACCAGTTCAAGAAGCAGCCTTGTACAAACACCACAGGTGCTAACACGGTTCCAGGCACCGAGCCTCAGTTCGATAACTATCCAAAACTTTTAACTAAATGCAAGTTGAACATTTCCAACACAAGGGATGGATCTGTAATGCCTGCTTGTGTTCCTGGCCTGGTTTCCACAGTTGTTCTCACTAATTTCACTCAATCTCTCTACTCACAAAATCTCAATGACTCTAAGTACACAGGAATTGgtattggttcagaagataactGGATTGTTGTGGTATTGACCACTGACACTTCTGGAGGAAGTTTTGTTCCTGAGGCTGGCAGTGGATCTAGTGATGACACTGCTAATTTGCTTTCCAAAATCGGTTTGGTTTACTGCTCTATGCTCCTGTTAGTTGGTAGCGTTTTCCTGTTTTGA
- the LOC130741413 gene encoding 40S ribosomal protein S15a-1: MVRVSVLNDALKSMYNAEKRGKRQVMIRPSSKVIIKFLIVMQKHGYIGEFEYVDDHRAGKIVVELNGRLNKCGVISPRFDVGVKEIEGWTARLLPSRQFGYIVLTTSAGIMDHEEARRKNVGGKVLGFFY; the protein is encoded by the exons ATGGTGAGGGTTAGTGTGCTGAATGATGCTCTCAAGAGTATGTACAATGCTGAGAAACGTGGCAAGCGTCAGGTCATGATCAGGCCATCCTCCAAGGTCATCATCAAGTTCCTTATAGTCATGCAGAAGCATG GCTATATCGGCGagtttgagtatgttgatgacCACAGGGCTGGCAAAATTGTTGTTGAATTGAATGGTAGACTCAACAAGTGTGGAGTTATTAGCCCTCGCTTTGATGTTGGTGTCAAGGAGATTGAAGGTTGGACTGCAAGGTTGCTCCCATCTAGACAG TTTGGGTACATTGTCTTGACTACCTCTGCTGGTATCATGGATCATGAAGAGGCTAGGAGAAAGAATGTTGGTGGTAAAGTGTTGGGTTTCTTCTACTAG